Proteins found in one Toxotes jaculatrix isolate fToxJac2 chromosome 18, fToxJac2.pri, whole genome shotgun sequence genomic segment:
- the gosr2 gene encoding Golgi SNAP receptor complex member 2, translating into METLYHQTNKQIQEVQSLMGNLEKTDRQSVHLLENELQARIDQIFNHLERLEILASKEPPNRRQNAKLRVDQLKYDVQHLRTALQNFQHRRYTREAQEREREELMSRTFTTNDADTSIPIDETLQFNSNLHNAHRGMDDLLGSGSSILNGLRDQRSTLKGTHKKMLDVANMLGLSNTVMRLIERRATQDKFIMIGGMLLTCVFMFLVIRYLG; encoded by the exons ATGGAGACGCTTTATCACCAGACAAACAA GCAAATCCAGGAGGTCCAGTCTCTGATGGGAAACCTGGAGAAGACAGACCGTCAGTCGGTACACT TGCTAGAGAATGAACTGCAGGCTAGAATCGACCAGATCTTCAACCATTTAGAACGCCTCGAGATTCTGGCCAGCAAGGAGCCACCAAACCGCCGCCAGAACGCCAAATT GCGAGTGGACCAGCTTAAATATGACGTTCAGCATCTCCGGACCGCTCTACAAAATTTCCAGCACCGACGCTACACCAGAGAGgcccaggagagagagagggaggagctcATGAGCCGTACCTTCACGACCAAC GACGCAGATACCTCCATCCCCATAGATGAGACCCTACAGTTTAACTCCAATTTGCACAACGCACACAGAGGCATGGATGATCTCCtgggcagcggcagcagcattCTCAACGGTCTCAGAGATCAGAGATCCACACTGAAG GGGACCCATAAGAAGATGCTGGACGTGGCCAACATGTTGGGGCTGTCAAATACAGTGATGAGACTGATAGAGAGGCGAGCCACCCAAGATAAGTTCATCATGATCGGAGGCATGCTGCTGACCTGCGTCTTCATGTTCCTGGTGATCAGATACCTGGGCTGA